The genomic segment GTGTTCCAATCAACAAGCTGGGCGCGAATCCCCACCTTGTTGCTCGGTTCAATATCCTCGGGACGGAGGCGCTTGACAAGCTTGCCGGCATCCCGGAAAAAAACCGAAGAGACATATTTTATAGGCTCGCTGACGGCCACGGTGCGGAATTTGGGGTTGGTACAAAAAAGGACCATGTCGGACAGGGCGATCGAGAGACCTTCCGGGTCGATACCCGCAAAAATCCCGTAGTTTTCGCGGCCAAAGGCCGGTATGGCGGTGGGGCCGATGTAAACATCGCCGTGGGCACTGCGGGTAAAATGCACGCCCAGAAAGGGATTGCGGATGTCCGGTACCGGATAGATATTGCCGTTGACGGTATAGGGCGCGGTCTTTTTCAGCTTGCGGTAGATGCCCTTGAAGGGGATCAGGCGATAACGATGGCTCAGACCGAAGGCCCGGGCCACCCGGTCGCAGTAGGCCCCGGCCGCGTTGACGCAGCGGGAAAAGGCAATGTTTCCGCGCGTGGTTACGGCCGTAAGGCTGCCGGCAAGGCCGGTTAAACGGCAGTTGGTGAAAATCTTTACCTTGGCGCTGCCGACCAGTTCTTTTTGGATACTCTTTAGAACCGCTTTGGGGTCCACCTGGGCGGTGTAGTGCGAAAACAGGGCCTTGCCTGCGGTTTTGGCGTTGGGCTCGATTGCGGCCAGTTGCT from the Candidatus Desulfatibia profunda genome contains:
- the lhgO gene encoding L-2-hydroxyglutarate oxidase, with product MILLPDKTDILIVGAGIIGLTLARELIARGYEEIVIIEKEPELGLHASGRNSGVLHAGIYYAPESLKAKMCLKGNFLMRAYCKEKGLPLLEKGKVIVARNASEIPMLAELYRRATANGARVEIIDEKQLAAIEPNAKTAGKALFSHYTAQVDPKAVLKSIQKELVGSAKVKIFTNCRLTGLAGSLTAVTTRGNIAFSRCVNAAGAYCDRVARAFGLSHRYRLIPFKGIYRKLKKTAPYTVNGNIYPVPDIRNPFLGVHFTRSAHGDVYIGPTAIPAFGRENYGIFAGIDPEGLSIALSDMVLFCTNPKFRTVAVSEPIKYVSSVFFRDAGKLVKRLRPEDIEPSNKVGIRAQLVDWNTKEMVMDFLVRQDGEVVHILNPVSPAFTCSMELARQIVQTYFQK